The following coding sequences lie in one Gouania willdenowi chromosome 5, fGouWil2.1, whole genome shotgun sequence genomic window:
- the vamp3 gene encoding vesicle-associated membrane protein 3, producing the protein MSGVGPEGQGAAPSNRRLQQTQAQVDEVVDIMRVNVDKVLDRDQKLSELDDRADALQAGASQFETSAAKLKRKYWWKNCKMWAILIAVIAIIVLIIIIWACS; encoded by the exons AT GTCAGGTGTTGGTCCAGAAGGCCAGGGTGCAGCGCCCTCCAACAGGCGCTTGCAGCAGACACAGGCCCAGGTGGATGAG GTGGTGGATATTATGCGTGTTAATGTGGACAAAGTGCTTGACCGGGACCAGAAGCTGTCTGAACTGGATGACCGGGCTGACGCACTGCAGGCTGGAGCCTCCCAGTTTGAGACCAGTGCAGCCAAACTGAAAAGAAAGTACTGGTGGAAGAATTGCAAG ATGTGGGCAATCCTGATAGCTGTCATAGCCATCATTGTTCTCATCATTATAA TTTGGGCTTGCTCATAA